A window from Tenacibaculum singaporense encodes these proteins:
- the kbl gene encoding glycine C-acetyltransferase: MYGKIKEQLQQEIQDIKDAGLYKSERIITSSQDAVIKISTGEEVINFCANNYLGLSNHPEVIQAAKDTMDTHGFGMSSVRFICGTQDIHKQLEKKIADFYTTEDTILYAAAFDANGGVFEPLLTKEDAIISDSLNHASIIDGVRLCKAARYRYDNNDMASLEEQLIEANKQGHRFKIIVTDGVFSMDGIVAKLDEICDLADKYDAMVMVDECHAAGFIGKTGRGTVELKNVMDRVDIVTGTLGKALGGAMGGYTTGKKEIIEILRQRSRPYLFSNSLAPAIVGASLKVFDLLSNDTTLRDKLEWNTNYFRTEMERAGFDLVGADAAIVPVMLYDAKLSQVMANRLLEEGIYVIGFFYPVVPKEQARIRVQLSAAHEKEHLDKAIKAFIKVGKELKVI, translated from the coding sequence ATGTACGGGAAAATTAAAGAACAACTACAGCAAGAAATTCAGGACATCAAAGATGCTGGATTATATAAGTCAGAGCGTATTATTACATCATCACAAGATGCAGTGATTAAAATTTCTACAGGAGAAGAAGTGATTAACTTTTGTGCAAACAATTACTTAGGATTATCTAATCACCCAGAAGTAATTCAAGCAGCAAAAGACACAATGGATACGCATGGTTTTGGAATGTCATCTGTACGTTTTATTTGTGGAACGCAAGATATTCACAAGCAACTAGAAAAAAAGATTGCCGATTTTTATACGACAGAAGATACCATTTTATATGCAGCAGCTTTTGATGCCAATGGAGGTGTTTTTGAGCCTTTATTAACCAAAGAAGATGCAATTATTTCTGATAGTTTAAACCATGCATCTATTATTGATGGAGTGCGTTTGTGTAAGGCAGCACGTTATCGTTATGATAATAACGATATGGCATCATTAGAAGAGCAATTAATTGAGGCAAATAAGCAAGGACATCGTTTTAAAATTATTGTAACTGATGGAGTTTTTTCTATGGATGGAATCGTAGCTAAGTTAGATGAAATTTGTGATTTAGCTGATAAGTACGATGCAATGGTAATGGTTGATGAATGTCATGCAGCTGGGTTTATTGGAAAAACAGGACGTGGAACTGTGGAACTAAAAAATGTAATGGATCGTGTTGATATTGTTACAGGAACCTTAGGAAAAGCACTTGGTGGAGCCATGGGAGGATATACTACAGGAAAGAAAGAAATTATTGAGATTTTACGTCAACGTTCTCGTCCATATTTGTTCTCAAACTCGTTAGCACCTGCAATTGTAGGAGCTTCATTAAAAGTATTTGATTTATTATCTAATGACACTACCTTACGTGATAAATTAGAATGGAATACCAACTATTTCCGTACTGAAATGGAGAGAGCAGGGTTTGATTTAGTAGGAGCTGATGCTGCAATTGTTCCTGTAATGTTATACGATGCTAAGTTGTCACAAGTGATGGCAAATAGGTTATTGGAAGAAGGTATTTATGTAATTGGATTTTTCTATCCAGTAGTACCAAAAGAGCAAGCAAGAATTAGAGTACAGTTATCAGCGGCTCATGAAAAAGAGCATTTAGACAAAGCAATAAAAGCATTTATCAAGGTTGGAAAAGAGCTGAAAGTGATATAA